Within Apostichopus japonicus isolate 1M-3 chromosome 23, ASM3797524v1, whole genome shotgun sequence, the genomic segment ACACCCCTATGACTTGCATCTTTTCCAGATCAATGTTTTCCCTGGTAGTGATACCTTGTccccacttccccccccccacattcaGAACCCCAGTGggctattgtacagtatatattgaaaTAATACTTTAACCTATAGACCTGTTGTCTCCTAATGGACTGTAAAAGTCCCCATCAATTTGAGGGTCAAATCCTCTCGACTTTGTGAaattattgatgtatgacatACTTTAAAGTTGCTTTCTTCCCTCCCTCGAGTCTGTCGGTTTTCAATCACTTTAAATCAGGGAAGACTAACTTTAAACCTGTTTTGTCAAGTTTAATGATGATTCACAATTCATgtgaatgtaaattattataAACTGATACTTTCAACATTGACACTTTGACTATGTGCAGGGtgagagcagggagttgttagggAAGTCCCTTATGAGAGTGTGAGGGGGATTTTTCAGTTTTAATCTAGATGGTTCATTCATTCACCACCTCAAAAGTACTGTCGATGGGACTTCCATCTGTTTGAAACTTTTTCACACATAACTTTGTGCTCGTCACCTCCTTACCCAACAGTGGTCTTAAACGAATCCCAGAGGAAGGCAAAGAGACGTCTCATCCAGGAGAACAGGGAGAAACGGAGTCGAGAGGAGTTGCTGAGGCAGAGCGGCTTGCTCTTCAGCAGTCGTCTCACCGAGATGGAGGAGAGCTTAATTCAGTCCATAGTCCTTGCCCACCAAGAAACCAACCAGCTGTACAGGAGACATTCAGAGAGCAGCTATGGCGGGGTGAGATGAAGAgatgaaaataacatttaagAGATGAAGATAAGATAGAATAAGAGACGAAAGTCAAGCTGAAAGGGTTTGACCGTGCACATACCTTTAGACTCATCAATGAAAGTGTCTCGACGAAATTAGTCTAAGGCTTCAGAAAAGAACTATAGGTCATCTCCAGCTCCGATGCAGCACAAATTGATATCTGGCGATTTGTATAGATCTGATTTTGTCAAGTCTGAAAATTTATGGAACTGGGTGTGTGTATGAGgaatgggggggtgggggtgggggggctggTAGGGGATTTACCGCTTATGATCAGCGACAGATTTCAACCGTCGTTGTTTCATTAATTATGCTGTGTCATCCCCTTCAGGATTCAGATGAACCAGATGCCAAACGTCAAAGGACGGCAAAGCCCATAGCTGAAATAATGGCGCCCTCTATTGTGAAAGTTGTCGAATTTGCCAAACGGATACCCGGCTTTAAAGAGGTTAGTACAGATTTTCAGGTACTTCAAGTAACTTTCTCAGGTAACTCTCTTTAAGGTATTTTCTGGTTATTTTAAGGTATTTCTTTTCAATAACGGTCAAGTATGATCCCACCAGAGTATTGCAGAATGaacacacccccaccccctaccaagaaaaaaagttataagAAGCTTAATGAGTCCTTTAATGATCGTTTTTGTCTTTGGAGTTtcaatttgtttgtgtttgaaaTAGGTATGAATCATACTCAAGGCATCAGAAATTCCATAAAATGACCTTTTGATCCAGTTAATTGTGTATGGCAGGCCACTTACGGCACATGTATATTCTCatatgtagttttttttttcaatgaatcAGTTGGAAAGGCAAGGGTCGGGTATAATTCTTGAAGGAAGGGAAACAATTACAAAACAATGcctttattgtttttgtatagTTACAGAGATGGATTTATGAAGGAGGGTGTGTCAGGGGGCATAAGAAGTGCTCAAATTCTGtgcagcattttttttaaggCTCTGTCTGAAGTTTGTCTCTTTTAAAATAACATGCTTTCTGTATAAaccaaattaaaagaaaataacaacaatgcaaaaatgcattgtggttttgatgatgcaacatgaccccaaatgacctttgacccccacaaagacaatagggttcttgtactcaatgtggtacttctacacaccaaattgGTCTGACATtcgcttcttgagatatcgtgttttacAAGCCGGGCGTCACAAactcactcacacacacatatacacccctacgccatcatgaatgcataggttacgattatcatcgaaaccaaaaacccCAAAATGCTATACATCTCTGCACTGGTATAGAAAGTTGCCcaatttgcatagcattttgagATGGATGGGATACTGGATATAAATCAACACACTTTttgcatatttaataatatatgtttGATATTTCGTTCTTCAGCTGGACAGCCAAGACCAAGTGCTACTCCTTAAATCTTGCTGCATGGAGATCATGTGCCTCCGGATGGCTCAACGGTACGAGGCCGAGGAGCAGAAGCTGGTCCTCTCTACCGGGGTCAAGGTCAGCAGGGAGGAGCTGAAGGGTAGCGGGCTGAACGACCTGGTGGAACCGATCTTTGACTTTGCAGCTGGTTTATGTAAATTAGATTTGACCGACACCGAAATGGCTCTATTGGCTGCTGTTCTTCTCATAGCAGGTAATATAtggtaatataatatatatatataatatatatgtaatatatatttatatatataataatatatataataatttatacTAATATATGAGGAAAGTAACTAATGTTGACAGAAAAACTTAAAACTGGTACACTTTTGTTTGTATGACCTTGTAGTCTGCAGAATTCTTGTTcatgcagttttttttatttggttttgGGTTATGTTTGATTCTGTTTGATTTTAGAATGAGAATGCAGTTTGTTAACTAGACCAGTCAAAATTCATGTCAATGAAATTGCCAGGAATCGTTGAGTAAATCAGTAAAATTCTATGATGAAAATGTAATGTATTGAAACTTAATATTTCCTTACTTTCATTTGTCCTCCAAATTGTCCTCCTTGACAGACACTTCATAAAAAAATCAAACGTGGTATGATTTCCTTGCTCTCCCTGAACGATTTAGTCATATagtaaaaaattatgaaaaatctGGCTCAGTATTCTATATTAGTGGTCAGTCATATTGCAAAATTTCAATCTTGGGAATTATgagaattaattaatttattttattaaaatttatttttaattaaattaataaaattaattttattaaaaaatattattaaaaagaattaattaatttataattatGAGAATTATGAGTGTTTTCCGGTTAGATACAGACGATACCCTACATACACAGTTCTGAAATCTGGGCGCTTGTTGACCCAATTGGATTCTGCATTTTAGAAAGAAGAATATTCTTTTTTTGTCTTACAGATCGACCAGGTCTCCACAACTCTCAATCAGTGGAGACTTTACAAGATGTTTTACTGGGAGCTTTCCAACATTACGTGAACGTAACCAGACCAAAGACACCGGTGCACTGGGCGAAGATATTGATGAAAGTAAGAAAGTCAGGATTTAAGCTTCATAGGGATATACTCAGTGACTATTTAAAATGCTTATTGCATAGAAACTTATCAAAGAAGTCTTTAGATCAAAACCACATCATCTTTGAATTTCGTATAGCAAAGACATTAAATtcttgagaaattaaaaaaaaaaattaaaatatattgttttttttttttttcaatgagcagtgtggaatatttgttTACTCTAGCTATGAGTTGCATCGTATGCCATTGGAAAATATCTCTAAAGTATCAAATTCCAGTCGAATGAAAGAGAGTAGGGAGGAGGCAGACACTGCTGAAGTGATCTCTTCAACTAAAGACCAACGTTGGGGCTCTCCCTTTCTCTGGTTCTTTGCCGGAAGCAAAGGAACTTATGCAGTCATATTGgacgtgtgtgtgcgtgtgtgtgtgtttctgtgcgtctgtgacacttgcttgggtctgCGATTACTCAACGACGGAGCGATGAATGTTTGTCATACTTGCaatgtagatgtattatagtgagaaggtgtgccctatccTCTCTGCcgctgaccttatgaatattaatgaggttatggggtcaaacCTAAAAATCTTGACATTGTAAATAACATTGCAACCTTAAGTCAGATTgtaacaaaacttggtattcaGTTGTTGATTAATAACAGGTTACATGTAGGCCTTATATGTTTGGGACAATTGTGGCCCCAGAAAAATCCGGGCCCATTTTTGGGCTGGGTTGGCCCAAATTGTATTTCCATCTCAAATGCATATTGTGACACAATTCTTTGGGTCCAAATTTGTGGagcccaatatttttgggaacATTTGGGCCCACgttttctttacattgcaataactccgcaaTGGTTTGTCGGTTagtagccaaacttggtataaTACAGGTGTTAGTTAATAGCCAGTACACGTGGGCctaaattttttgggaccatcCGGACCCAAAATTTCCGGGCCATTTTGCACTGGGTGGGCCAATCTTTTGTTAGCTGAACTCATCCCAAAATGTGGGTAGTGCTTATTTGAGGCTGTAGCAGGGAAAACGTCTGTCTCTTTTTCAAAAGGACTACTTCTTTCACAATTGCTGGCtgatttttgtgaaatttgcagTAAGTGCCACTTTTGGATTATATGGCAATATAGCTGGTTCATGAGTACAATATTGGATGTAAGGAAGTGGTaatttttttgggcaattttcataatttttttcagtgtcTTAGCATTCTTTTTAGAGTTGTCACACTTGTGTCGAGATAGGATATGATAgcaagcataggcgtaggaggcgggggggggttggggctgcagccccggagccccccaaccaaaaatgtgtgtgaaaattcgggcaatatgctgagaatttttcgggcacctactgaaaaattttggttaaatttttcatgcaagtcgttacagccccccaaatcaaattgggctcctacgcctatgataggAAGCTTTATCTGGGAGGGAGGAAGCTTATCAGGGTGTGGAACAGTCAAAAGTCATAAGCCATTGCATATCAGTGGGTAGATACTTCCTATGACAACTGATCCAATGTGTGTACTGTCAATATAGCCCTGAAGGTGTATCATTTCTTATCTTCCAATTGATATTTGATGCCAGTTTATCTCAGTCTAAAGCAGGGAATTGGTCTAAGCTTGGTGACCATGAGTAATTTGCTAGAACTACTGTCTGGGCAGAATTTGCTAGTCTCTGTAATAAATCCGTCTAGTGTTGTTGAGCTACCACATCGGGCGGCATGCATGGAGCTGTACACAGAGTTTAACTAATTCAACAGTGCATACATACAACACTGTACTATAGACTCATCCATGGCAGTCCTCCACTGAATTGGTATCCATTCACAGATTATGGGTTGAGCCACTGCAGCATTGCTGCTTTATAGTTGTCATATCAAATTTgctttgggacacattctttgggcctgAATTTGGGGGCCCAATATGTTGAGGACCATTTGggcccacattttctttacattgcaataactctgcaaACTTGGAATGTAGCAAAAATTAGTATACAGTTgctggttaatagctggtacatatAGGCCATCTGGGCCTCTAAACATTCTGGGGCCATGTTTGGACCGGGTGGGCCCAATTTTATGTCCACCTCAAATGCAATTTGGGATACATTCTTTGAGCCCAAATTTGCGGGTCCAATATATTTGTGGCCATTTGGGCCCTCATCTTTTACGGTTCAAGTTTAGGGGCAATTATATTTTTGAGCCAAATTCATCTTGGCTCAATATTTTTGGGGCCATTGACgcacaaaattgtaaaattgcAGTACCTCCACATTGTAACTGATGCAAGCTTTAATCAATGTCGCTCTTTAATAGAAAGGTTACTTAGAGAACAATTATTTTAGTGTAGGAAGTAAAAGTTTCAActctttattttttctctcactTATAGATCACAGACCTCCGGACCATAAGTGGCCGACACACGGAAAACATCATGAGAATAAAGTTAGACAATTACAAAGATATACCTCCgatatttttggaaatgtttcAGGATTGTCCAACTTTCGACAGTGCAGAGGGGCTCGCTTCTGACACATCACATCAGATGGAATCAGCAGACGTCCAGACTTAAACTGATCCTCCAAGGATGAAAACCTTCATGGTTTATGTGAGATATGTTGCACGTTACAGAAAAGGTGACATCTGATAGTATACTTTTCCCTGTCCATCTGGAGTAGATGACCGTTGGAAACATGGCCATTTTTATGGCCTGGTATCTCATATGGGATTCATCTCAATTGGATGAACATCAGATAACCCATTTTATGCCAGGGTGTGTTGAATCACAGGCTTACAGGTTACATGAAAGGTGACAtctaatataataatatgtcaTTTCATTGTTGATCTGGAGACGAGATGACCTGTGGCTTATTCCATTTTATGGCAGGGGTGTCTAATACCACATGCTTGAGATTCATTTCAGGTCAAGGTGGCTTTAAGGAATATACCATTTTTAGGGGGTACTAAGGTATTTAAATCCTGTCACCTTACAGCTGCAGTAACTAACTTCCTGTAATTATGTGCCCTAATCATCTGCAGAGCAGAGGATTTTAAGCTTATATAATAGGTGGCGCTATTCATAAATTACATTGTGACTGTACCTCTACTAACGTATATTGAATATAAACCTGTTAGCTGGCTTCTGTAATGTGCTCTACCAAATCTTAAAACTGCATTGTCATAGTTTCAGCTGTGGACTTGTTCTCTATGAAACACATTTGTAGATGTTGATTTAAggctgacagacagacagacaaagtGTATACTTCATGCATTAGCAACATGTTTCGTTAGAAGTCGAAACATCTTCGAATAACAAGATTCATGAGTCTCCACTATCGGAACCGCAAACCTGCCAACGTTTGGCAGTGGATTTGTTTTTCATTGCAACGGCAGGCAACGCACCATTTTAAAATAGAGTATTACGTTTCAAAACTGCTTGTTCTAGAGAGTAGCAGTATCCTGAATTTCTAGAAATAATGAGTCATATGACCGAGGAGCAATTCGATATATACCATAATTTCTGTAGTATGAACTTCATAATacaatctaaaaaaaaaaacaacgaatACCTCCTTTTCCAGAATAAAATTTCACCAATTTTAGTGGAGTGTCTTTTCAATGCAGCATAACAGCCAATCAGTACTAGTAACTGTTCCAAGAATGATTTATTCTGGAAGTAGGGTGCTCCAAAGGTCCTTAAAGATAGACAAGAGTATTTATGGTATATATGAGTAAAGGACTGGGAGAATAGGCAATAGCATCGAAAGGGTTGCTATGGCAACGGCGATGGTAGGAGTAAGTTTTGTATGACAGCACTTGGAAACGTTTCTTACATTTCTGTTAGTAATATTAGTGTTAAAACAATTTCTTTGGCATCTAGCCACCACCTGACTGTTTCAGATTTGCATCCAAACTGGTCTAACAAACTCTAGAGAGATAGCAGCCTATGTATGATTTACAAAATATGTTGCTAAGCTTGTGCTCTTCAACCTCTCGCATAATCAGCCGGATCTAAACTCCTTCGGACAGAAATATTATGTTTGTTCATTTCGACAGGCATACCTGCACCTATACACTCAGTGAAACTTAGTATGAACCTAGTTTATAGGAATTAAGTCAATCAAATTGGGAGAGGGGGcaggggggatggggggtggttGGGAGGTAGGGAAACATTTGTAAACTGATCTTTTATATTTAGCTGTGAAGAACAATCTTTGCTTGTAAGCCATTAGTGTGTTTTTGCTATCCATCAATTAAAAGAAAGATTTTATCAGGGAAATTTGAAATCGTTTCCTATATAAGTTTTGTTCTGTTGTCACAAAATCCTGACTATGTAGGTGGCAGATTGCATAAGTCCTGCATAGCCTTTAGTTTATTAAGGCAAGTTATCTTTTGGACATACAAATCACGTTTTCAAATTATGTTTTAAAATATCCAAGCTACCTCAATTTTACTTATCAGGGCATTTTCATgtacattaataatattattatcaagGCATTCtgtgaaaaaatgaaaaaaaaaaaccaacaacaaTTTAAGCCAAAAAAGGACATCAAGTCTCGactggtatttttttttgtgtgaggGATGCTCAATGTAACATCTATCTTtttgtagttattattattattattattgttatttattttttatgtgtatgtatgtaaaagGCAACAAAGAGCCTTAACAGTAATTAAACTTTCCTGGGAAGGTTTCATTTGTGGAAAGGCTGGGATCTGCAAAAGttgtaaatatgtaaagaaaGGATTGATCACTCGAGCAGCTTACAAGAATATCcaaagactaaaaaaaaaagcaaaaagaaccaaaaaaaaaatgaagaagaagaagaaggaaaccACCAAATTTACCTCCGCAGTTTGTGATTAATTAATCTCTGATGCCTTTATCCTTTTCATTCTCTCTCTCATCTCgattgttattttgtttctatacttatatatacattatatgcCACAACCATCTATGCCAACTTTTTATTTTACCTTTCGAAATTACCACCAGCATTCACAAGTTACTTGCTGATCACAGAGCAACAGAAATTCTTTGAATGATGATGCCACAGGTTTTAAATGActacaaaacatattttgtaccCAATTGTGGTATCTGGTGTCTGCACCCCCCTCCGATTCCCATCTGGCTTCTCCCGAGAGCTGTGAGAAGTAATTTTCACAACTTTGTGTAAttagaacttttcaaaataattatagaatattttttgaaaaaaatcaaatgtatgtgaaaaataattcatttgaTTCTAACAGCTGATATCAGGTTTTTGGAAAAGTGCAGTAATATTAAACGTAACAACATGAAAAAGCAGCAGATTTCACCGTTCATGAAGTCTGAGTTATAATATCAATACATAGGTTCAtcacttttttttatgttgttgttaaaTGTAGAAGGGGAAcctgttttcatttttgttagACAATTGTATGATAATTATGTTATGCAATTATGGTATACAATTATGGTACAAATGAACGTTAATTTGCTAAAACCCCAAAGACTTCCTCTCTTTACATATTCTGTTGCTGATTATTTCAGAGGATTGAAATGCTAGAAGCAACAGATGATTTACTTTGTTAAGTTAAAAATTTACTGAAATGGAGTTTCATTTATGAAGAATCAGtaattttcaaagatttttgGGCATTTGTTTTATACTGAATAAGTTTTTTTAACTTTCAATTGCTTGTCATCAGTAATCAGTTATAAAGAGTTTTTTAAAGCACTAcagacacctagccaatttgccccatattcagtacatatGTTATGTATGATAACCACATTCAAAAATTGGTTCAAATTTTTCGAAAAGCTCATTTCGTTTTCAAGATAATCACATTTGAAGTTTCCATAAggccttaataagttaacccctaattacaagcccacatacaTCATTTGAATATTGTGATGTGCCCCTTTTCATAGAAGACAGTAAAACATTTCAACAACTCGCCTTTGGCCAGATTCCTGGggtcagtgtccttgaaacaaaggttgtaaaaacaaacgGATAACATAACAGataattaggcagtcactccctttacatcatcaatgtgcataattagctaatgtttattcataaattaaactagaattaacaaaagacttgtgaaatggtcaatctttgatggtgGTTACAGCtactttcatgatttctaatgtcTATTATCGTGATTTGGATAAAAGTCGTTCACAGGTGTCCCTAGACCTTTAAATCCTGAACAGCTTTCAAATGACGAAATTGTAAGGCTACTCGGAAACTTGGAACATTTGTAactattttgtcttttttttttaattatctttgtTATAAATGTTTAAGTAATTTGAACACTTCTTTCCAGTGAAATTACcaagattaattaattaataaagcTAATTATAAAGGAAAAATTGTTAATCATAAAGTTTTTTAGCATTGATACTAGAAGACAGCTTCTTTAAAGGAATGGGGATAGAATGCTTCATGATATTACTTTTTCCaagaaattggggggggggggaattcatTCGAAAAACTGATCAAATTAAACTGCATGCAGCTGATTGATACTTTCATTCGAAACTGATCAAATTTAACTGCAGCTGATTGATGATTTTGTTGATCCTTTAAGATCGATCACTTTCTATGTCGtcttatgtttttgttttgcattatTCTGTTTGAAAAACAAGGTGAACATTTTTCAATAAATGCTGATGATTAAACACATATAAAAAGAAAGATGTTAGTTATGCACAGATGCTTTTGTGCTTGTAGGAAATAGCTAAATCCAAATATTAAAATCTGGTACAGAATGTGCTGACCAAATTAGTCATGTTTTGTTCTGCTAGATAATTAGGCAGTCCGTGTTATAGTGCACTCTGCTAGTTTCTCATACTAGCCGAGTCACAATTGGATTTACTGTTCACCTGCCCTCATCCGTTGAAGACTATAAGCATAAAACTGAAGAATGAATAAGTTCTCCCATTCCCCTTGCCTAGGAACTCTGCATTGTGGTAGGATTTAGCCCATGCATTTGGggtgaggtgggtggggggggggaggaactTTAGACCAAGCATTGTGAGTACTTGTTTCTTTGActcacacattgacagtttagTGTAAAAAGATTGTAGATTTCAACCTAAACATTCTTGTCTTAATTATTTCATCAAACTTTCAAGGATGATCTAATAACGACGGACACTTTAAACCGGGATTATCCAGTGAAGGTAGACATTTCTTAATTATCCAGACCAAATGTGTGTGAGATGGAAACAAATACTACCTCTTAAAATCAAAGCAAACTTTATTCTCTAACCTATCCATAGTTTCAGTATACATGATTGGCACCACCGTTGCCCTCTCTCAATCtctataaatgttttttttaactatATTACTCTACATTTCACGAGCCACCCAAAAGTTCTTTGTAGGTCCCTCACTCATCCAAACTAGCCTCTTGTGTGGGAGGCGAGTTTTCCTCTTTTTTAATTCTCAGGTTGTAAGAGTCGTGCTCATCTTGtctattctttaaaaaaaaaaaatctttaaaaaaaacctttttgtttttcttaaaagTGATTGAAATACAATTCATATTTTTGCTGCAGCAGTTGTACCAGTAACTTACCTcatattaatattgtttccaaaaTGACAATGACAACTTTTGTGTATAGCTCATATTTAGTCCCTCTCCCTTTTTAAGTTTAATGTCTGTTTTTTCCCGGTAGTGTTCGTTTTTGTCGTCTTAATTATTTGTCAATCGATATTTGTATCTTTATATCCgactttgaaaagaagaaagtcGAGCCAAGCAAGGCTATATTTTGCATGTATGGCATCTCAAGGAAGTATTAAACATTGAAATTACTAACCTGTTCTTGTCATTCTCTGCTTTTCTCATGTGTCCGTCATTTCttaccttttcatgttttgtaatAATAAAATCTAGGCATATATAATCgttgggatggggagggggtgggagataaatttctggttttgttttaattaatggCTGTTGTAAAAACAGCTGTTTTATGACAAAGCAATGTGTTGTACTAAGTGATATCAATGAATCTAATCACCTGTGGTAATTAAGCTACCAATGTACACACTTCATGGAACTCATATATTCTCACTGTATGTATGATATACTGCTAAATAGAGCAAAGAAATGACCCACAGCTAATTTTGCAATCACAAGGTATTGGAGacgggggtgggtggggattaTAAACTAAACTAGATGGATCCACACCCAGCTGGGCTTACCTGTAAGCTTAACATAGACCCTGACAATGAACATCCCCAGGGACAAACAGGCATTACCAAGCAACATGATGGTATTACAGAAGGTTTATCAGATTGGTTAGGAAGTATTGTGGTTACAATTCTGCCAcaattgatatttcatattCCACTATTTATGAAAACATATACATGCTCCAGAATTGaaatgaacaaacaaaaaattgcaaCATACAATGTCTAATGTTATAAACtgtattttgtgaaaaacagtTACAGTTATAAACAAATGACAATACCGACTTATTTTTGCAGTCTTATCATTTACTCGGGGTACTGTTGGTTAATCTTGGGTTAGTGTTACAAACAAACACTAACATATTCTTTGCCCAGATTAAcaaaatgataacaatggtcaagtgtatttatttagaaaccAAGGCATAGTGAAGTGTTGACCTCTATGGCCGATTCTTACCCAAGTGTATCATGATATAAGGATTACATGAAATAAATGCACAAAGTGTACTAAAGCTGTATGGCCGATTCTTACCCAAGTATCATGATATAAGGCTTACATGAAATAAATGCATGTATAGTGTAAGCTGTACGGCGGATTCTTACCCAAGTATCATGAAATTAGGCTTACATGAAATAAATGCAAGTAATGTCTTAAGCTGTTTGGCCGATTCTTACCCAAGTATTAT encodes:
- the LOC139964539 gene encoding thyroid hormone receptor beta-like isoform X3 encodes the protein MSNFHFDQPSSMSSQSNEKRAPYIPSYMDLTNGPEPCVVCGDAATGYHYRCMTCEGCKGFFRRTIQKTLTYYCKWNEECIIDKTTRNQCQQCRYKKCLAMGMAPDLVLNESQRKAKRRLIQENREKRSREELLRQSGLLFSSRLTEMEESLIQSIVLAHQETNQLYRRHSESSYGGDSDEPDAKRQRTAKPIAEIMAPSIVKVVEFAKRIPGFKELDSQDQVLLLKSCCMEIMCLRMAQRYEAEEQKLVLSTGVKVSREELKGSGLNDLVEPIFDFAAGLCKLDLTDTEMALLAAVLLIADRPGLHNSQSVETLQDVLLGAFQHYVNVTRPKTPVHWAKILMKITDLRTISGRHTENIMRIKLDNYKDIPPIFLEMFQDCPTFDSAEGLASDTSHQMESADVQT
- the LOC139964539 gene encoding thyroid hormone receptor beta-like isoform X2; translation: MGVKETGSYGKCEGSKAPGNTFGSTSCKEKDNRAFTSSKEYRGAPYIPSYMDLTNGPEPCVVCGDAATGYHYRCMTCEGCKGFFRRTIQKTLTYYCKWNEECIIDKTTRNQCQQCRYKKCLAMGMAPDLVLNESQRKAKRRLIQENREKRSREELLRQSGLLFSSRLTEMEESLIQSIVLAHQETNQLYRRHSESSYGDSDEPDAKRQRTAKPIAEIMAPSIVKVVEFAKRIPGFKELDSQDQVLLLKSCCMEIMCLRMAQRYEAEEQKLVLSTGVKVSREELKGSGLNDLVEPIFDFAAGLCKLDLTDTEMALLAAVLLIADRPGLHNSQSVETLQDVLLGAFQHYVNVTRPKTPVHWAKILMKITDLRTISGRHTENIMRIKLDNYKDIPPIFLEMFQDCPTFDSAEGLASDTSHQMESADVQT
- the LOC139964539 gene encoding thyroid hormone receptor beta-like isoform X1, whose amino-acid sequence is MGVKETGSYGKCEGSKAPGNTFGSTSCKEKDNRAFTSSKEYRGAPYIPSYMDLTNGPEPCVVCGDAATGYHYRCMTCEGCKGFFRRTIQKTLTYYCKWNEECIIDKTTRNQCQQCRYKKCLAMGMAPDLVLNESQRKAKRRLIQENREKRSREELLRQSGLLFSSRLTEMEESLIQSIVLAHQETNQLYRRHSESSYGGDSDEPDAKRQRTAKPIAEIMAPSIVKVVEFAKRIPGFKELDSQDQVLLLKSCCMEIMCLRMAQRYEAEEQKLVLSTGVKVSREELKGSGLNDLVEPIFDFAAGLCKLDLTDTEMALLAAVLLIADRPGLHNSQSVETLQDVLLGAFQHYVNVTRPKTPVHWAKILMKITDLRTISGRHTENIMRIKLDNYKDIPPIFLEMFQDCPTFDSAEGLASDTSHQMESADVQT